A DNA window from Sphingobacteriales bacterium contains the following coding sequences:
- a CDS encoding sulfotransferase, whose product MAYRFEDIEKIKQLPFFFIIGRPRSGTTLLSTLFDAHPNVIIPFESPVILQLSSKYLPLKSWSEQHIHRFINDLFSTRKFDRWNIDREALLDSLLKFRKHLDFQSAIKILYLHFPSFFPKENILLLGDKNPIYSLFFKKIYHIFPDARFIHLIRDYRDNILSVKKLDFEAPLTSIIAYRWKFSNNLVHRMS is encoded by the coding sequence ATGGCATATCGTTTTGAGGACATAGAAAAAATTAAACAACTGCCCTTTTTTTTCATCATCGGGCGGCCCCGTTCAGGGACTACCCTGCTTTCCACTCTTTTTGATGCCCATCCCAACGTCATCATCCCTTTTGAAAGTCCTGTTATCCTTCAGCTTTCTTCGAAATATCTTCCACTGAAATCATGGTCGGAACAGCATATTCACCGTTTTATCAACGACCTTTTTTCCACCCGGAAATTTGACCGATGGAACATTGACCGGGAAGCACTGCTGGACTCACTCCTGAAATTTCGTAAACATCTTGATTTTCAATCAGCAATAAAAATTTTGTACCTTCATTTTCCTTCCTTTTTTCCGAAAGAAAACATTCTTCTTCTGGGGGATAAAAACCCTATCTATTCACTTTTCTTTAAAAAAATCTATCATATTTTCCCTGATGCAAGATTCATCCATCTGATCCGGGATTACCGCGACAATATCCTTTCCGTAAAAAAACTTGATTTTGAAGCCCCTCTGACCTCTATCATTGCCTATCGCTGGAAATTTTCAAATAACTTGGTTCACCGGATGAGCA